In a genomic window of Lathamus discolor isolate bLatDis1 chromosome 4, bLatDis1.hap1, whole genome shotgun sequence:
- the FBXO40 gene encoding F-box only protein 40 has protein sequence MIKHRAQKAPPGQHRHCERCFNRHCHAPIEPSISCMVISCRFHCGATFHMCKEEEHQLLCPLEQVSCLNSAYGCPFSMARFKLGKHLQVCPASVVCCSMEWNRWPNVDSDTTLHKNIMKETLNEECLDTALALRDQKILFRTLKIADLFPEWRKKDEVPELMDEAVGGEEGAVGGVACGSQEGNNQLSELSQREREDLAKDKEGMDLGSYKTWENMFSKELLACKVTGSADSTGQKTEEASKKTVSAPQAASSSEQAKEVPGSAEEAKDQKPEQVTPNTEMTGLAPWQEGVLERLKKEVGVGDYNMYLVHHGGMLIRFGQLAACTPKEKDFVYGNLEAQEVKTVYTFKVPVSYCGKRARLGDALGHRMATSDKSVDTSELGINLEDLPKANIVEATLLCALEKELKGHEISEARGIDGLFVDFATQTYSFPLEPFSSNAVLADILDEESPPELHVELYTECVTRRHNKSSSAFTFTCSHFFRRDEFPSHFKNVHADIQSCLDGWFQHRCPLAYLGCTFVQNHFRPEGLKAKVIYSKPLKSFAIKPEVDTVLAESGKFNPTVANRGRNKDLLSSLPVEVLKYIAGFLDSFSLSQLSQVSVLMRDICATLLQERGMVLLVWEKKRYSHGGTSWKARKKIWQFSSLFSRVNKWQRNDVVCMAEHLKNCPFYQVEHKTDPVLLTGMCESREQIQKTLVSTFKRRV, from the exons CCTGGGCAGCACAGGCACTGTGAGAGATGTTTCAACCGGCACTGCCACGCACCGATTGAGCCCTCCATCTCCTGCATGGTGATCAGCTGCCGCTTTCACTGTGGGGCCACCTTCCACATGTGCAAGGAGGAGGAGCACCAATTGCTCTGTCCCTTAGAGCAGGTCTCCTGCCTCAATTCAGCCTATGGCTGCCCTTTTTCCATGGCCCGCTTTAAGCTGGGGAAGCACCTCCAGGTCTGTCCAGCCAGCGTTGTCTGCTGCTCGATGGAGTGGAATCGCTGGCCCAACGTGGATTCAGACACAACCCTCCACAAGAACATTATGAAGGAGACCTTGAATGAAGAGTGTCTGGACACAGCCTTGGCGCTCAGAGACCAGAAGATACTTTTCAGGACTTTGAAAATAGCTGATTTGTTTCCAGAGTGGAGGAAAAAGGATGAAGTGCCAGAGCTAATGGACGAAGCTGTAGGTGGGGAAGAAGGTGCTGTAGGAGGAGTAGCCTGTGGTTCCCAAGAAGGCAACAACCAGTTGTCTGAACTCAGCCAACGTGAGCGTGAAGATCTGGCGAAAGACAAAGAGGGAATGGATCTGGGGAGTTACAAAACTTGGGAGAATATGTTCAGCAAAGAGCTCCTGGCTTGCAAGGTAACAGGCTCAGCAGACAGCACGGGACAAAAGACGGAGGAGGCTTCCAAGAAAACAGTGTCAGCCCCGCAAGCTGCCAGCTCCTCAGAGCAGGCAAAGGAAGTACCTGGGAGTGCAGAAGAGGCAAAGGACCAAAAGCCTGAACAAGTAACACCAAATACAGAAATGACAGGACTGGCTCCCTGGCAAGAAGGGGTCCTGGAGAGGCTGAAGAAGGAAGTTGGTGTAGGTGATTACAACATGTATCTGGTTCACCATGGGGGAATGCTTATCCGCTTTGGCCAGCTAGCTGCTTGCACTCCCAAAGAAAAAGACTTTGTCTATGGGAACTTGGAAGCTCAGGAAGTAAAAACTGTCTACACCTTCAAAGTGCCAGTTAGTTACTGTGGCAAAAGAGCACGACTAGGAGATGCACTGGGCCACAGGATGGCAACTTCAGACAAGTCAGTGGATACCTCAGAATTGGGAATAAACCTAGAAGATCTACCTAAGGCAAATATAGTTGAGGCCACACTGCTGTGTGCACTGGAAAAAGAGCTGAAAGGCCATGAGATCTCCGAAGCAAGGGGTATTGATGGACTTTTTGTGGATTTTGCAACACAAACATACAGCTTTCCCCTAGAGCCCTTCTCCTCCAATGCTGTTCTGGCAGATATTCTAGATGAAGAAAGCCCACCAGAACTGCACGTGGAGCTCTACACTGAATGTGTAACCAGAAGACACAACAAAAGCAGTTCAGCTTTCACATTCACTTGCAGTCATTTCTTCAGGAGAGACGAGTTCCCATCCCACTTCAAGAATGTGCACGCTGATATCCAGTCATGTCTGGATGGATGGTTCCAGCATCGCTGCCCACTGGCCTACTTGGGATGTACTTTTGTTCAAAATCACTTCCGTCCTGAGGGTCTTAAGGCCAAGGTTATATACAGCAAACCTCTCAAGTCATTTGCTATTAAGCCAGAGGTAGACACTGTCCTTGCTGAATCAGGAAAGTTCAATCCCACAGTGGCTAATCGAGGGAGAAATAAGGACTTGCTGAGCAGCCTCCCTGTGGAAGTGCTCAAGTACATTGCGGGGTTCCTGGACAGCTTCAGTTTATCTCAGCTATCGCAAGTGTCAGTGCTGATGAGGGACATCTGTGCCACTCTTCTTCAAGAGAGGGGAATGGTCCTGCTGGTCTgggagaaaaagagatactCCCATGGTGGTACTTCATGGAAAGCTCGCAAAAAG ATCTGGCAGTTCAGCAGCTTGTTCTCCAGAGTTAACAAATGGCAGCGCAACGACGTCGTGTGCATGGCGGAGCACCTGAAGAATTGTCCCTTCTACCAGGTGGAGCACAAGACGGACCCTGTGCTGCTGACGGGCATGTGTGAATCAAGAGAGCAGATTCAAAAGACTTTGGTTTCTACTTTCAAGCGCAGAGTCTGA